Proteins encoded within one genomic window of Sphingomonas cannabina:
- a CDS encoding SDR family NAD(P)-dependent oxidoreductase has protein sequence MKNRTVLYTGAAGGLGLDTTLLLMGRGATVVAVDNDPAKVAKLRTAAESVKTGSLIVSTADLSDLAGFRAELERLLDEAGGFDVVINNAAIYPAKPFEEVSIEEHQAVQRVNVDAGIVAVQAALPGMRERGFGRIVNISSITISGGWANLSPYVASKAALIGLTRAWAREFGGWGVTVNAIAPGAFPTDAEKIHPDPEGYKRMVLDAQAIKRRGTAADIAHAIAFFAADEAGFITGQTLHVNGGWIMA, from the coding sequence ATGAAAAACCGCACCGTCCTCTACACCGGCGCCGCGGGTGGGCTCGGTCTCGACACCACGCTGCTGCTGATGGGACGCGGCGCGACGGTCGTGGCGGTCGACAACGATCCGGCGAAGGTCGCGAAGCTGCGGACGGCGGCCGAGAGCGTGAAGACCGGCAGCCTGATCGTCTCGACCGCTGACCTGTCCGACCTCGCCGGCTTCCGCGCCGAGCTCGAACGGCTGCTCGACGAGGCCGGCGGCTTCGACGTCGTCATCAACAATGCCGCCATCTACCCCGCCAAGCCGTTCGAGGAGGTCTCGATCGAGGAGCATCAGGCGGTCCAGCGCGTCAACGTCGACGCCGGCATCGTCGCGGTGCAGGCGGCGCTGCCGGGAATGCGCGAGCGCGGCTTCGGGCGGATCGTCAACATCTCCAGCATCACCATCTCGGGCGGCTGGGCGAACCTGTCGCCCTATGTCGCATCCAAAGCCGCGCTGATCGGCCTCACGCGGGCATGGGCGCGCGAGTTCGGCGGCTGGGGCGTCACCGTCAACGCGATCGCACCCGGTGCCTTCCCCACCGACGCCGAAAAGATCCATCCCGATCCCGAAGGCTACAAGCGCATGGTGCTCGACGCCCAGGCGATCAAGCGCCGCGGCACCGCCGCCGACATCGCCCACGCGATCGCCTTCTTCGCCGCCGACGAGGCGGGCTTCATCACCGGCCAGACGCTGCACGTGAACGGCGGCTGGATCATGGCCTGA
- a CDS encoding CaiB/BaiF CoA transferase family protein, with translation MNILSGIRVLDCSIAMAGPFAAQRLGDLGADVVKVEPTSGEWQRHAAAGGATGKQVNVSFLSLNRNKRSLAIDLKAPEGKATLLELVKTADVFLQNYRPGVAERLGVDYATLAAINPRLVYVSISGYGEDGPYRLYPGQDLLLQGMSGAMLSAGAEGQPPSPAGQYVVDAVTAYSAFEGALAALFHRERTGEGQLVQVNMLDAITTIQMQELSVFTVGGKPQARSAEPHAHSYIRAPYGVFATSDGYITLAMAPLAKLGEVLGEPFFAGMDDQTDGWTHRDAIFAKVKARLPTATSADWLERFRAADIWAGPVYGYAELVDDPQIRHNGTFVEYDHPTEGRVKTPGFPIRFSRTPSKVERGAPLVGEHSRELLAEIGLDEAAIDRLVESGVVRQHA, from the coding sequence ATGAACATCCTGAGCGGCATCCGCGTGCTCGACTGCTCGATCGCGATGGCGGGGCCCTTTGCCGCCCAGCGGCTCGGCGACCTCGGCGCGGACGTGGTCAAGGTCGAGCCGACCTCGGGCGAATGGCAGCGCCACGCCGCCGCGGGCGGGGCGACGGGGAAGCAGGTCAACGTCTCCTTCCTCTCGCTCAATCGCAACAAGCGCTCGCTGGCGATCGACCTCAAGGCGCCCGAGGGCAAGGCGACGCTGCTCGAGCTGGTGAAGACCGCCGACGTCTTTCTCCAGAACTACCGCCCCGGCGTCGCCGAGCGGCTGGGGGTCGATTATGCGACGCTCGCCGCGATCAACCCGCGCCTCGTCTACGTCTCGATCTCCGGCTATGGCGAGGACGGCCCCTATCGCCTCTATCCCGGCCAGGACCTGCTGCTCCAGGGCATGTCGGGCGCGATGCTGTCGGCCGGCGCCGAGGGACAGCCCCCCTCCCCCGCAGGCCAATATGTCGTCGACGCCGTCACCGCCTACAGCGCCTTCGAGGGCGCGCTGGCCGCGCTCTTCCACCGCGAGCGCACGGGCGAGGGCCAGCTCGTCCAGGTCAACATGCTCGACGCGATCACCACCATCCAGATGCAGGAGCTGTCGGTGTTCACCGTCGGCGGCAAGCCGCAGGCCCGCTCCGCCGAGCCCCATGCGCACAGCTACATCCGCGCACCCTATGGCGTGTTCGCAACCAGCGACGGCTATATCACGCTGGCGATGGCCCCCCTCGCGAAACTCGGCGAGGTGCTGGGCGAGCCGTTCTTCGCGGGCATGGACGACCAGACCGACGGATGGACGCACCGCGACGCGATCTTCGCGAAGGTGAAGGCCAGGCTGCCCACCGCGACCAGCGCCGACTGGCTCGAACGCTTCCGCGCCGCCGACATCTGGGCGGGCCCGGTCTACGGCTATGCCGAGCTGGTCGACGACCCGCAGATCCGCCACAACGGCACTTTCGTCGAGTACGACCATCCGACCGAGGGCCGGGTGAAGACGCCGGGCTTCCCGATCCGCTTTTCCAGGACGCCGTCAAAGGTGGAGCGCGGCGCGCCGCTGGTCGGCGAGCACAGCCGCGAGCTGCTCGCCGAGATCGGCCTCGACGAGGCCGCGATCGACCGGCTGGTCGAATCCGGCGTCGTGCGCCAGCACGCCTGA
- a CDS encoding enoyl-CoA hydratase/isomerase family protein, with protein sequence MTGTLRFTIDDQVATILIDRPDKLNAMTPEMADALVVAVTECNTSDAIRCVIVTGAGDRAFCAGSDITTLDAYATAWDFRNRADYCDALRACRKPVIAAVNGYALGGGLETALACDIRIASATARFAAPEIKLGWIGGGGMAAGLAHSIGMSNAAMMLLTGDMIDAERALAWGLVSEVLAPDALLPRAQEIARTIASRAPIAAETAKLNLAAAFSMPHDKAIEYERDLQAICFATDDAREGRAAFAEKRVPIFRRR encoded by the coding sequence ATGACTGGCACCCTGCGCTTCACCATCGACGATCAGGTCGCGACGATCCTGATCGACCGTCCCGACAAACTCAATGCCATGACTCCGGAGATGGCCGACGCGCTCGTCGTGGCGGTGACCGAGTGCAACACGTCCGACGCGATCCGCTGCGTGATCGTCACCGGCGCCGGCGACCGGGCGTTCTGCGCCGGCTCCGACATCACGACGCTCGACGCCTATGCAACCGCATGGGACTTCCGCAACCGTGCCGACTATTGCGACGCGCTGCGCGCCTGCCGCAAGCCGGTGATCGCGGCGGTGAACGGCTATGCGCTGGGCGGCGGGCTGGAGACGGCGCTGGCCTGCGACATCCGCATCGCCTCCGCCACCGCGCGCTTCGCCGCGCCGGAAATCAAGCTCGGCTGGATCGGCGGCGGCGGCATGGCGGCGGGGCTTGCGCATTCGATCGGCATGTCCAATGCGGCGATGATGCTGCTGACCGGCGACATGATCGATGCCGAGCGGGCGCTCGCCTGGGGTTTGGTGAGCGAAGTGCTCGCCCCCGACGCGCTGCTGCCCCGCGCGCAGGAGATCGCGCGCACCATCGCCTCCCGCGCGCCGATCGCGGCGGAGACCGCCAAGCTCAACCTCGCCGCCGCGTTCAGCATGCCCCACGACAAGGCGATCGAATATGAACGGGACCTCCAGGCGATCTGCTTCGCCACCGACGACGCCCGCGAGGGCCGCGCCGCCTTCGCCGAGAAGCGCGTGCCCATCTTCCGGCGCCGCTGA